AGGAGTTCACGATAATTAAATAACCTACAAGTTGATGAGTATTTCTCATGGAAACCTTCCAATTCTTTCGGTAAGGTTTCAGAATCAGAGTCGGTGGAGAGCTGAGAAGTCACTGGTTCAGAACTCACCAGAACCATAGCCCCATTTTCCCCATCAAGACACAAAGATTGCTCAGAGGTGTTAGATTTGTAATCCAAAGCAGCAGGATAAGAAGGAGACCGGCTAGGTAACCTCATTGCCCACTGAACTACAGAGATTTGCTTGGCCAACGATCTGTCTGAAGAAGCTTGTCGACCCGATTCACACGACTGATCAACATGTCGAAGCAGAGGCCAACCTGGTTTCACTTCAGGCAATTGCTTGATCAACTTAGTAATGGAGCTCGAAGCTACCTCGACTTTTTGTACTGGAACTATAGCCAAAGATTCATCAGGTTTTTCTCCGTCACCAGAAGATATCTCTGCAGATTGTTCCACAGAACTCGACTCCGATCCACAAATTGAGCAGTTCTGTTTATTAGTACTAACTAATATGGTTTTTGCTAATCCCTGATCAGAATTCTTACCAATTCCCAGATTACCTCCGTCCCTCGCCAACAGAGATCCAAAACTCTCACCGCTATGAACTTTCGGAGGGCTATCTGATGATCCATAAACTGCAGCAAGCAAATTGCTATGCCGTTGTTCCTGATTTCCTGAAAAAATTTGcataaatcaaaattcaactGAAACACAAAATGACATCAAATGAAGAACGCTCATATCTTGATGAAAATAACACAAACCTTGGCAGTCCCCTGTTGCTACTGGACAGCCCTCTCGTTCGAAAATCACTTTCCCATTATGAACAGCGAGTACCCAAAAATCTTTGGGTAATTTTTTGGCGCAGTACTTAGCAACGGAAGTCGATGAACGGATTTTGTGGTGCTTACGAGCAGTCCCAACAATCACGTTAGTAGCACGATACGATTTTGCTTCACGAACTAATATTTTTCTAGCCGATTCCCCTCTGCAGATTTTGAGCTTCAGATCGACCTTCAAATTCCAGATCAAGTTTAAAGAGATTTCAATCTTAATTCATTTGCTCAACAGTCAATCAGGCggctaaaaacataaaaaagagtaaaaacGGCGAAATGAGAAGAAGATAAAACCTGCTTCAAGTTGCAGAAACCTTCATATACAGCCAGAACAGAGTCGAACGCTTTTACAAGAGAAAGAAGCGAAGATTTCCCATCTTGATTCACAATTTCTACACAACCCATTTCACTAAATTGGTCAATCTCACTAAAACATTCAACAAAACTCGAAAATCCCACCAACCCACACCAATAATTCAACCTCTGAACTCAGGATTAAACTCACCATCGTTGCCAAGAACATGAAGAGCGATCACAAGGTCACCAGGCTGAGCAACCTTAACCAAAGCCCAAGTAAGCAACTCCCTACTATGGGAGTCCAATTTCATGCCCACCAGCACAGTTCGGCCGGAATCAACTCGGAGTGACTCGCCGGCGACCCCATTTTGGaggaatttcatcttgtgggtCGAAATTGAGCCAGGATTCTGTGAACTTGTCAGTCAAGTTCCGTCGAGATTGTGGTGTTCGTGAACTTGCCGGTGGGAAAAGACCATTTTCtggttattataatttatacGATCAAAAGCATCGGGAAAGAAAGAGGGAGAGAGACGGGTTTGGGGGTAAAGCGTGCGTTCGTTTGTTCGCTTTTCAAGCTCGCAAACCAGCCGAGAAAATgacttaaaaagaaattaataataaaatacaaacaTTTGAATCCAAATGAGAAATGTTCTACTGTATCCGTTCCCATTTTAGTTAAAGTTAAGCTAATCATGTAAAATGTGATTCAACCACAAGGactctttcatggattttactatgtttttttttcttttttttttttttccaacttttgacCTAGGTTCATCTTTTAGGGTtagaatatgatttttttttcttatgggGAAGAAGTTAGGATTTAATCTCGTTAATTTAAGACATCATTTGGTAATCATCtgatttttagttttagttttttaaaaataaaaaacgaaatgaatATCAAACTAGACCTATAAAGATTAGATGACATTTGACTTATTTGAGCCAAATTCCCTctcttagaattttttttttttttttttttttttttttttttggccttTAACCTACTCAAGTCTAAATTcaatcataacaattttaatcttaattttaaacGTGAAAAAAGGTTTGGTtaattttttatcttcttataggtttttgtatgaaagtttataaAATACATTAGTCATatttaggagtgattttaaCATTATTAAAGTCATTTTTGTCATATTCAGAATCACACTCTAACATACCTTTAACTACtcgaattaatttaatatctaatgttacatttttaaatgtaattcTTATATCATACAAGTTGGTTTTAAATTACTAAAAATGTGTTttagaataatttaaaaaattgacaaaAGTGGATTTAACTATTTCATAACTATTTTCGAATATGTTCCTTGTATGCATGCTTTCAATGGCTTATCAAACATATGTATGGtacaaatttgataaaatttcaaagaaaagaatattagaaccatttttttttaattaaatgttgTGAGTTATGATAAGGTTATTCAATAGCTAattttttgcaaaatataatatttgtcGATGAgtgaatttaaaaagattttatgttaccttttattaaaaaatagtgtgtaaatttcaaacaaaaagaATTTATTAGGTGAATTAGCAGAagtagaataattttttttaaagaaaaatggaacaaaattagaaaattgcaATAAAGTGAAAATGAATATATGGTaacaaatttaaagataaaccTCAACTTTtcgatttgaaatttaaattattgaaaTGAACTTTTAAGTGATTAAAGGTGTACTTGAACAaagaataaggaaaaaaaattagaaaaaattatcCTTTCGTTCCTTACCTTAAGTtttgaagaatatatatatttggtacatgaattttaaaaatatacctTTTTAGTCCTCAAGTTTATAAGAATAAAtctatttagtctctaaattttcaaaatgtaactttttagttcatgagtttttaaaaatatatttaaaaaatctctcaaataactttatactattattttaaataattatatgacattttaaattagaaaaatgacttttaaaaaattacatcttctttaaaaactatttttgacTAACTTTAAATtagtataattattttaaaaaaataaaaaaaatactttaagaaccttttaaatttatttttaaaaacttaaggataaaaaatgtaaaattttaaaatttagaaaccaaataggtctattattataaatttggaactaaaaatatatatttttaaaatttagaggtCAAACACACGTatcatttcaaaatatatctaaaaaatgtaatttttcaaaaaaaaaaaaaaaaaactataatatataatttagctTAAAAGGTATTTAATAATTTGTTGTGTCCCATGATCATGATGCCCATCTCACTCAtttattataccaactcaatttTCCCAATAAATacataatcatatttatttcaaatcataatttttttttatttagcatatatattgttttcaattaataatatatatatttatatatttaattttgaaattaggaACATAGGAAGCGACCGGAGGCCCATCTGGTAACAGTGGGGCCGTCGCTTCCAATAAATTCCACCGACCGCCGCCATATTTTCGCTTCGAAAAGCTAAATATATCATCTCAAgcaattaaaaaccaaatatttttttccctttcaatGAGTAAAGgtcaataatattttaatataaacaaAACATTAAACAATAATTACAAAAACTCTTTTTTGTTTGCAAAATTGAGAGCACGACGAAACTATggatatggaaaaaaaaaatataacataataatatataaatataataataaataaataaaattatgaaaattggagtagaattttgaagttgatttcTCACCAATATGTGTTATTTCAAGATCTACCAAATATCattatttatagacaaagtgacaaGTAGAATGTGGTACACTTTGGACATTATGCATAAGTGGTTGAATGACACACGGACAACATATGTAGTAATAAAAAATGACATTTGGCATTGGACATTATGCATAGGCATCTAACTCcgatttataatatttataatactctcccttagatgtccattataaatatatgaaatatgtctcgttaaaacctcaATAGGAAAAAACTCAATAGGAAAAACctgaatggaaaaaaaaatcctagtgaagaaaaaagagtacctatttcatataatctaataatcctaaaagaatataatatgactTCCACttatggaaacatcacttgagatctttgAATCGCCGCATTCTAATGTTGTGCATCAATTTCTAAGGTTGCGGTacgtaatgcctttgtaaataagttggtcAAGTTAtatttcgaacaaatttgttgtatagtgatgtcaccattttcttcgagatcatgagtgtagaaaagttttggtgaaatatgctttgttttatctcttttaatatatccttCTTTGATTTCGGTTATACATGTTGTGTTGTTTTCATATAATATCGTTGAaagatttttattaaaagacaagccacatgttaCACGAACGTGTTGAGTTATTGATCTTAACCATACACgttctcgactagcctcatgaattacaagaatttcagcatCATTTTAGGAAGCGGttgttatggtctgtttcattgatcgccatgatatagcagttcctccacatgtgaatagagaacatgtttgagatctagctttgtgtggatcggataaatatccagaatttacattaccaactagatcaaaatttgatttatttgaataaaacaaatccaCATCGATCGTTGCTTGGAGATAAtgaagtatatgcttaattccattataatgtctttttgttagagaagaactatatctagctaataaatttatagaaaatacaatatttggtcttgtattataacaagatacataagtgcactaatagcactaagatatggtacttcaagaccaataagttcttcattataatctcgaggtcgaaatatatcttttttcacATCaagtgaacgaacttccattatggatgtgttttgtccatataaaatattttcaaaacttctTCTATATAAATTGACAGATGAATAAATatccatctgctaaatgctcaatttgtaagctaaggtaaaattttatttttccgagatcattcatctcaaattctttcttaagacatt
This genomic window from Benincasa hispida cultivar B227 chromosome 4, ASM972705v1, whole genome shotgun sequence contains:
- the LOC120075815 gene encoding L-type lectin-domain containing receptor kinase I.7, producing MKFLQNGVAGESLRVDSGRTVLVGMKLDSHSRELLTWALVKVAQPGDLVIALHVLGNDEIVNQDGKSSLLSLVKAFDSVLAVYEGFCNLKQVDLKLKICRGESARKILVREAKSYRATNVIVGTARKHHKIRSSTSVAKYCAKKLPKDFWVLAVHNGKVIFEREGCPVATGDCQGNQEQRHSNLLAAVYGSSDSPPKVHSGESFGSLLARDGGNLGIGKNSDQGLAKTILVSTNKQNCSICGSESSSVEQSAEISSGDGEKPDESLAIVPVQKVEVASSSITKLIKQLPEVKPGWPLLRHVDQSCESGRQASSDRSLAKQISVVQWAMRLPSRSPSYPAALDYKSNTSEQSLCLDGENGAMVLVSSEPVTSQLSTDSDSETLPKELEGFHEKYSSTCRLFNYRELLAATSNFLPENLIGKGGSSQVFRGCLPDGKEVAVKILKPSEDVLKEFVMEIEIITSLSHKNIISLLGFCFENNKFLLVYDFLSRGCLEEILHGNRKNPNTFGWSERYKVAVGVAEALDYLHRDAQHVIHRDVKSSNVLLSDDFEPQLSDFGLAKRASNSSHVTCTDVAGTFGYLAPEYFMYGKVNDKIDVYAYGVVLLELLSGRKPISTEYPKGQESLVMWARPILIDGKVSRLLDPSLGGNYNQDEMEQVVLAASLCIRRAPRARPPMSLVLKLLQGDMDVTKWARQQINALGDSNTLDDEVCPRSDIQSHLNLALLDVDDDSLSLSSIEQSISLEDYLQGRWSRSSSFD